In the genome of Nitrospira sp., the window TCGTTCAAAGATCGCGGCATGACGATGGCCATTTCCAAGGCCGTCGAAAAAGGGGCGAGGGCAGTCATTTGCGCCTCCACCGGGAATACGTCCGCCTCGGCAGCCGCCTATGGAGCCCGAGCTGGAATGGCCGTGTATGTGCTCATCCCGGCAGGGAAAATCGCCCTGGGCAAGTTGTCGCAGGCGATGATGCATCAAGCCACGGTCATTCAGGTTGAAGGAAATTTTGACCAGGCGTTGACCATCGTCAAGGAGTTATCGGCGACCTATCCAGTGGAGTTGGTGAACTCGCTCAACCCGTACCGCATCGAGGGGCAGAAGACGGCCGCGATGGAGATTTGCGACGATCTGGGTGATGCGCCGACCGTCCATGTACTTCCTGTAGGGAATGCGGGTAATATCACCGCCTATTGGAACGGCTACCGTGAGTATCGAGCCGCCAATCAAACGACGCGCTTGCCTCGCATGATGGGTTTTCAAGCCGCTGGTGCCGCGCCGATTGTCTTAGGGCATGTCGTGAAAGAGCCGCAGACCGTGGCCACGGCGATACGGATCGGCAATCCGGCCAGTTGGCAGTCGGCTCTTACGGCGATGAAAGAATCGTCCGGCGCCATCGATATGGTCACGGATGAAGAAATTCTCCATGCCTATGCCTTGGTCGCTAGGGAAGAAGGGGTGTTTTGCGAGCCAGCCTCTGCCACTTCTGTAGCCGGGGTGATTAAGTTGAGCCAAGCCGGGCAATTAAAGGAAGGTGCCACGGTCGTCTGTACATTGACCGGGCACGGTTTGAAGGATGCCGATACGGCGATCGGCATTTCACGTCAGCCTCAAACGGTGAAAGCCACCCGCGATGATGTGGCCCGCCTCCTTCATGTCTGATTACTTCAGGAACATTGCATGAAATATTTGATCCTGCATGCCGACGGGATGGCAGATCTTGCCTGTGCGGAACTCGGTGGGAGCACGCCTCTTCAGGCGGCGAAAACTCCCCATCTTGACCAAATCGCCCAGCGTGGAGAAGTGGGCCTCCTGAGTCTTCCTTCCGACGCCGGCACGGCCGGCAGTGATGTCACCGCGGTTGCCGTCCTGGGATACGATCCCAAGAAGTATTATCCAGGCCCGGGCCCACTGGAGGCAGCGGGTCTTGGGGTGACGGTGGGTGACCAGGACGTCGTCTTTCGTTGCACGATGGTCACGGTGCGAGGCGAGTCCGCCTCCGGCGGCAAAGACCGGGCGGCCGACATCAAGAAACTAGGACCGCATGTGGTCATGGAAGATGCCACGGCGGGGCTGATCGAGACGGAACAGGCCCGTGAGTTGGTCGAAGCCGTCAACGAGCAACTGGGATCGGAGAGCATTCAATTTTACCCCGGCTCAGGCCATCGACACTTGATGGTTTGGGTTGGCGGGAAGTCGCGCGCGACCTGCGTAGACCCTCAGCAGCTCGTCGGCCAATCGATCGCCGACGCCTTGCCAACGGGCGATGGCGCCGATGTACTGCGAAAAATCATGGACGCCTCGTTTTTTATTCTGCGCGATCATCCGGTTAATGAAGAGCGCGAAGAAGAGGGGCTCAAGCCGGCGAACTGTCTCTGGTTGTGGGGACAGGGGCGCGCTCCATTGTGGCCGCCCTTACCGGAACGGTATCAAATTACCGGTGCGGTCGTTTCATCTAGTGATATGCATCGCGGTGTTGGGTTGTGCGCGGGGTTGGATGCCGCCGAGCTACCGGCCGAAAACGGAGATGAATCGGAAACATTTGCCGGCTGTGTGAACGCGGTCGTTCAAGAGTTGGCGAAGAAAGACCTTGTGTATCTCCATGCCGGTCTATCGGATGACGTGCTGCATGCGACCGATATTCACGACAAAGTACAGGCCATCGAACGGTTCGATGCCCAGGTGGTCGGTCCGATTCTAGCGGCTCTGGCAACGTACCCAGCCTACCGGCTGCTCGTGGTGTGTGACCCAGGCCTGGCGAAGGGGCACGGTTCAGAAGCTCCGCCGATCTTGTATGCCTTGTGCGACGGTGCTGCCCAACCACCGGTCGGCTCGGCAACCCGCTTTCATGAACAGGATAAGGCCATCGCCGGATCCGCGCCTCGCGATGCCACCAAACTCATGATCCGACTCTTTCCGCGCGGAGCATAAGACCTGTGGCACTCATTGTTCAAAAATACGGCGGGACGTCGGTCGGCAATGTCGAACGGATTCATCGTGTTGCTGAGCGAGTCGAGCGCGCGCAGAAAGACGGGCATCAGGTCGTGGTGGTGCTCTCGGCCATGAGTGGCGAGACAGATCGACTGCTCAAGCTGGCGCATGAAGCGACCAACTCGCCGGATGAGCGCGAACTGGACATGTTGCTGTCGACGGGCGAGCGGGTCACCATCGCGCTGTTGGCCATGGAGCTTCGGGGGCGAGGCGTGAACGCCCGATCCTTCACGGGCCGACAGGTCGGCATTCACACCGACAGCGCTCATACCAAGGCCAGAATTTCTCGCGTCACGGCCGAACGGATTAAAGAAGCACTCGCCGGGGGAGTCATCCCGGTTGTGGCGGGATTTCAGGGCATCAACGCCAGCTCGGACGTCACGACCTTAGGACGGGGAGGGTCCGATTTGACCGCCGTGGCGCTGGCTGCGGCACTCAAGGCAGATCGGTGCATTATCTATACGGATGTCGATGGGGTGTATACTGCCGACCCCAACATCGTGCCGGCCGCGCGTCGACTCGACAAGATCTCTTACGAAGAGATGCTGGAAATGGCGAGCCTGGGCGCCAAGGTCCTGCAGAGTCGATCGGTCGAATTTGCGGCGAAATATTCCGTTCCGGTGGAGGTCAATTCCAGCTTCAAGGAAGGAAAGGGAACGCTCGTGACACGTGAAGATGCCGATATGGAAGGGGTCATGGTGTCCGGTGTGACGGGAGATCGCAATCAGGCGAAGATTACGATTGTCGGTGTGCCGGATCGTCCGGGCATCGCCGCGCGTGTCTTCGGAGCCGTGGCGAACGCCAATATCGTCGTCGACATGATCATTCAAAACGTCAGTCAGGCCTCTATGACCGACATCTCGTTTACGGTTCCCAAGCCGGATTTGCGCAAGGCCGTGGATCTCGTTCAGCGGTTATCGGAAGAGATCGGCGCTCGGTCGGTTGCGGTGACCGAATCGATCGCCAAGGTGTCCCTCATTGGTGTGGGAATGCGCTCGCATTCAGGCGTGGCGGCAAAGATGTTCGAGGTGTTGTCGCGTGAAGGCGTCAACATCATGATGATTAGCACCTCCGAAATCAAAATCTCCTGCGTCATCGAGGAGAAATATCTGGAATTGGCGATGCGCACGCTCCATACGGCGTTCGGTCTGGACCGTGTGTCGGCGCCCGCGTTGGGCTGATCGTCTCGAAATGGCGATCGCGTGAGCCCTCGACAGATCCTGTCCGGCCTTGTTACCCTTTAATTCATGACACGTCGAACCGCACCCTCTCGTCGCGCTCGCGTCCCGGAATCGATCTCGATGCCGAGCCTCACCGCTGTGCAGGCATCGGCGTTGGAAATTTACGACACGACGTTACGAGACGGCGCCCAGGCCGAAGACGTGAGTTTTTCCGTGGAGGATAAGCTTCGGGTGGCGCAGCAGCTCGACGCGCTCGGGGTGCACTTCATCGAGGGTGGGTGGCCAGGGGCGAATCCTAAGGACATTGAGTTTTTCCGGCAGATCAAAACCATTCCGTTTCGGAATGCGACCGTCGTTGCGTTCGGCTCGACGAGGAAAGCCAGCAACCCGGTTCGTAAAGACAAAAATCTTCAGGCGCTGCTGGATTCGGGCACGCCGACCATCACCCTGTTCGGCAAGAGTTGGTCGTTTCAGGTGACGGATGCGTTGGGAATCGCCCTTGCCAAGAATCTAGAACTCATCGAAGACTCTATTCATTATTTGCGATCCAAGAATCGGCGGGTGTTTTATGACGCCGAACATTTTTTCGACGGCTATAAGGCGAATCCTGATTATGCACTGCAAACCATCCGTCGAGCGATTGCCGGCGGAGCCGAGCGTGTGATCTTGTGCGATACGAACGGCGGGACCATGCCGTGGGAGATTCGCGAGATTTGCCGGGTGGTCAAGCAGGAATGTCCCGTGCCGTTAGGCATCCATGCGCACAATGACAGTGAAATGGCCGTTGCCAACTCGCTGGTAGCCGTGGAGTCGGGTATTTTGCAGGTGCAGGGCACGATCAATGGCATTGGTGAACGGTGTGGGAATGCGAATTTGTGCTCGATCATTCCGAACCTGCAATTAAAAATGCAACGGCCGGCGCTTGGAGACAACCTGGCCCACTTGAAGGACGTGTCAGGTTTCGTCACGGAGATCGCCAACCTCATGCCGAACAAACGGCAGCCCTACGTCGGGGATGCGGCGTTTGCGCACAAGGGGGGCGTGCATATTCATGCGGTCCTCAAGAACGCGGCGACGTACGAACATATTGATCCAGCCGTCGTCGGCAACCGTCGGCGGATTCTCGTCTCAGACTATGCAGGCCGGAGCGGGCTCTTGGAAAAAGTCGAGGCCTATGGCATTTCGTTGACCAAGAACCATGCGAAGTTACAAGAGTTGGTGGAGACGCTCAAAGAGCGGGAAAGCCAGGGCTATCAATTCGAAGGTGCCGAGGGGTCTTTCGAATTGTTGATGCGCAACGCGATGGGCAGTCATCGTCCGTCGTTCAAATTACTGGGTTTTCGTGTGATTGTTGAAAAGAAGCAAGAGCACGGGCTCCTGTTGTCGGAAGCGACGGTCATGGTGCAGGTCGGCGATGTGGTCGAGCATACGGCGGCTGTAGGCGCTGGCCCGGTGAATGCGCTCGACCATGCGCTCCGCAAAGCCTTGGAAAAGTTCTATCCGCAGCTCCGCGAAGTGAAATTGCTCGACTATAAAGTGCGGGTGTTGTCGGCTGAGAAGGGCACGGAATCGAAGGTGCGCGTGTTGATCGAGTCTGGAGATCACAAGGATAAATGGGGCACAGTCGGGGTGTCGGAAAACATCATGGAAGCGAGCTGGCAGGCGCTGGCAGACAGCATCGAGTATAAATTGTTGCTCGCCGACCGGTAGTGCTATTTTCCCTCCAGTGGGCACACATAATCCTTGACAGGCCAGATAACCTCACGTAACTTATGGGGAAATTCTTTGTCTTGGACGCTCGACACCAAGAAGCACTTCCTAAGGAACGACGCTAGTGGACGGCGGGGGGAAAGGCATGAGAAAGGCGGATATCGCGAACGAAATCTTCAAGCAGGTTGGGGTGTCTAAAAACGATGCAGCCGATATCGTCGAACTCGTGCTCAATCTGCTGAAGGGGGTGCTCCAAAAAGGTGATGCGGTCAAGATTGCGGGATTCGGAAATTTTGTCGTTCGAAGCAAAGGGGCCCGGAAGGGACGCAATCCTCGAACCGGTGAAGAAATCGGGATTACTCCCCGTCGAGTGGTCACGTTTCGTCCCAGTCAGGTCTTTAAAAAGTACGTAAATTCCTAATCGTCACCTTGCCACGAGCACACGCATGAGGACCGGTCATGGGGAATGAGCCCAGACTGGGAAGTAAGGTTTTCTATAAAATCGGCGAAGTCAGCAAGCTTTCCAAGTTGCCGGCGTATGTCTTACGGTTTTGGGAGTCGGAGTTCAGCTTCCTGAAGCCGAAGAAGAGCCGTGGCAATCAGCGGTTGTATGTGCAGCGGGATGTGGATACCGTGCTGGAGATTAAGCGGATGCTCTATGATGAGGGGCACACGCTGGCTGGTGTGAAGCGGTACTGGGCTCGGCGAGGACGGGCAACGGTCAAGAAAAGTGGGTCGCGGAAAGAGCTGGCCCAGCGTGTTCGTGGCGATCTCCAGGCGATTATTCGGTTGATCGATTCGCATTAAGCGTGAACCGTTCCAGTGCTGTGGGCGGCTGCGTCCCACTGTGTAGGTTACATCCATGTCGTTTGTGTCGGGGCGTAGCGCAGCCCGGTAGCGCACTCGCTTGGGGTGCGAGGGGTCGTGGGTTCAAATCCCGCCGCCCCGACCATCGGCATGATGTTCTCCATCACGCAGTGTTCTGAGGAACGTTGAGTATTGCCACTGACCATGTGCGTGCACGCGTGAGTGTTCTCCCCTTTCCTGTGGCTCCCCTCAATCTGATCGTTTTGACTCTCCCCTTTCATCACGGGTTCGACACATAAGGAGCAGGCGTGGCGCGTGTACGGATCCTTGTAACCAACGACGACGGCATTGCGTCTCCTGGGATTCATGCGGTGGCGACCGCACTCGGTGCGTTGGGGGAGGTGTGGATCGTCGCACCGGATCGAGAGCGGACTGCTGTCGGGCATGCAGTGACGTTGCACAAACCGCTTCGCATCACCAAAATGGCTCCCCGGGTCTTCATGGTTAATGGGACCCCGGTGGATTGTGTCAATCTTGCCCTGCTCAAGGTCATGCCCCATCAGCCTGCGCTCATCGTGTCGGGTATCAATCGCGGCGTGAATCTCGGCGATGATGTGATGTATTCCGGCACGGTGTCGGGTGCCTTGGAAGGGACGATGTTCGGCATCCCGTCGGTGGCCGTCTCACAGGAGGGCGAGGACACGTTTCGTTTCGAGGTCGGGGCCCGGTATGCGACTCGGGTGGCGTCGGAAGTGCTGGTTCACGGACTACCGCCGGAAACGATCTTGAATGTGAATATCCCGGACGTCCCCTTGCGGGGGATCAAGGGCGTGAAGGTGACCTGTCTCAGTCGGCGCCGCTTCAATAATCCCATCGTGGAGAAGGTCGATCCGAGAGGGCGGAAGTATTATTGGATCGCCGGGACACGGCAATCGTGGAGTCGGCAACAGGATGCCGATCACGAAGCCTTGGCGCGCCATATGGTTTCGGTCACGCCGATCCGCCTCGATACGACCCATCACACCATGCTGGCGCACTTCAAAACCTGGGAAGGGACGCTCTCGCGCCCGTTGGTAGCACGGACACAGGTGCGCCGGCGTTCGTCAAGGAGGCCTCAGTCATGAGCGGCCTGATCGAATGGTTGATCGAAGTGCTGGGCCGATTCGTCATTGCGACGATTTCGACGTTTGGGTACACCGGCATCGTGATTACGATGGCCATCGAAAGTGCCTGCATCCCCTTGCCGAGTGAAATCATTATGCCCTTCTCCGGCTATCTGGTCTCCACCGGGCAATTTTCGTTGGTGGGAGTGACGTTAGCCGGCGCGATTGGGAATGTCCTGGGGTCGTTGGTCGCCTATTATGTGGGAGTCTGGGGTGGCCGTCCGTTTGTCGAGCGGTATGGCCGGTATGTGCTCATCTCCCAGCATGATGTGGATCTGGCCGACCGCTGGTTTGCCAAGCATGGCGAAGCGGCGGTCTTGATCGGCCGCCTCTTGCCTGTCGTGCGAACGTTCATTTCTCTGCCAGCGGGAATTGCGCGGATGGACATCAAGAAGTTCGTGCTCTATTCATTTGTCGGAGCCGTTCCGTTCTGCTACGCGCTCGCCTATGTGGGGTTGAAGATGGGGGAGCACTGGAATGAGTTGCACCAGTATTTCCATCACGCGGATCTGGTCATCGGATTGTTTCTCGCCATCGGCCTCGGCTATTTTCTCTGGTCACACTGGCCGAAGCGTCGCGCGTCTGTGGGGTAATGACCGATTATGCTGCGTGTCTACAATACGCTGACTGGTCACAAAGACCCGTTTGAACCGATGGTGCCCGGCATGGTCCGCATGTATGTGTGCGGAGTCACCGTGTATGACTATTGTCACATCGGCCATGCTCGCAGTGCCTTGGTGTTTGATGTGTTGCGGCGGCACCTGGAATACTCCGGCTTGATCGTAGAGTTTGCGAAGAACTTTACGGATGTCGATGACAAAATCATCAAACGCGCCAACGAGCAAGGGGTGAGTTGCGAGCACATCACTACGACATTCATCAAGGCGTATTACGACGACATGGACAAGCTCGGGGTTCGACGGGCTACGCTTGAGCCGAGGGCAACGGAGCACATCGCCGATATTGTCGCCCTGGTCGATGCCTTGATGGCCAAGGGGATGGCCTACCGCGTCGAAAGGGATGTCTATTTTCAAGTGGATCGGTATCCGGTGTATGGTCGCCTCTCCAAGCGAAAGATGGATGATTTGCAGGCGGGCGCACGCGTGGATGTGGATGAGCGCAAACGTCACCCCATGGATTTTGCGCTGTGGAAAGGCAGTAAGCCTGGTGAGCCGTCATGGGACAGTCCATGGGGGCCTGGTCGTCCAGGCTGGCATATCGAATGCTCGGCGATGGCGATGCGGCATCTTGGAGAAACCTTCGATATTCACGGCGGCGGGATGGATCTGATCTTCCCGCATCACGAGAACGAGATTGCACAGTCGTGCGGCGCGACCGGCAAAGAATTCGCGCGGTATTGGGTGCACAACGGTTTTGTCCAGATCAACCACGAGAAGATGTCCAAGTCCCTGGGCAATTTCTTTACGATCCGCGAAATTTTTGAAAAGTCTGAATGGCCTGACGCGGTGACGGGCGAGATGTTGCGATACTTCCTGCTCTCCACGCACTATCGCAGCCCATTGGATTTTTCCGATCAAGCCCTGGCGGAAGCGAAGAATGCGCTCAACGGATTTTATGACCTCTTCGACCGGCTCAAGGAGACGGCTCCTGTGCACGGGACTGCGGATGTCCCCTTGCGCGACGCAACGGTGCGGATGCGGCAGGCCTTTGTTGACGCCATGGATGACGACCTGAACACTCCCAACGCCATCGCAGCCCTGCAAAAGCTACGCGGGGAAACCAACAAAGCGCTCGAGGCCGGATTGTCTGGCGACACACGTCGCGTCGTGCGAGAAGAGTTTCGGACATTGGGGGCGGTGCTTGGGCTGCTGCAATCGGACGACTGGCAATTTAAGAGCCAGGCCAAACAGCCCGCCTCAGGGACATCTGTCGGTGAGAAGTCTGGCTTGTCGGATGAGGAGATTGCTGCGAAGATCGCCGCACGACTCGCCGCGAAACAATCGAAACACTACAAGCTTGCCGACCAGCTCAGAGCCGAGCTGGCTTCCCATGGCATTACGATCGAGGATCGGCCAGATGGCACCAGCCGCTGGAAGCGATAATTCTTCCGAACTCATTTATGGACTGCATGCCGTTCGCGAAGCC includes:
- a CDS encoding threonine synthase; this translates as MTRWRGIIEEYRKFLPVTAQTPVITLGEGNTPLIRAARLAKKIAPGVDLYLKYEGVNPTGSFKDRGMTMAISKAVEKGARAVICASTGNTSASAAAYGARAGMAVYVLIPAGKIALGKLSQAMMHQATVIQVEGNFDQALTIVKELSATYPVELVNSLNPYRIEGQKTAAMEICDDLGDAPTVHVLPVGNAGNITAYWNGYREYRAANQTTRLPRMMGFQAAGAAPIVLGHVVKEPQTVATAIRIGNPASWQSALTAMKESSGAIDMVTDEEILHAYALVAREEGVFCEPASATSVAGVIKLSQAGQLKEGATVVCTLTGHGLKDADTAIGISRQPQTVKATRDDVARLLHV
- a CDS encoding aspartate kinase, with translation MALIVQKYGGTSVGNVERIHRVAERVERAQKDGHQVVVVLSAMSGETDRLLKLAHEATNSPDERELDMLLSTGERVTIALLAMELRGRGVNARSFTGRQVGIHTDSAHTKARISRVTAERIKEALAGGVIPVVAGFQGINASSDVTTLGRGGSDLTAVALAAALKADRCIIYTDVDGVYTADPNIVPAARRLDKISYEEMLEMASLGAKVLQSRSVEFAAKYSVPVEVNSSFKEGKGTLVTREDADMEGVMVSGVTGDRNQAKITIVGVPDRPGIAARVFGAVANANIVVDMIIQNVSQASMTDISFTVPKPDLRKAVDLVQRLSEEIGARSVAVTESIAKVSLIGVGMRSHSGVAAKMFEVLSREGVNIMMISTSEIKISCVIEEKYLELAMRTLHTAFGLDRVSAPALG
- a CDS encoding citramalate synthase, translated to MPSLTAVQASALEIYDTTLRDGAQAEDVSFSVEDKLRVAQQLDALGVHFIEGGWPGANPKDIEFFRQIKTIPFRNATVVAFGSTRKASNPVRKDKNLQALLDSGTPTITLFGKSWSFQVTDALGIALAKNLELIEDSIHYLRSKNRRVFYDAEHFFDGYKANPDYALQTIRRAIAGGAERVILCDTNGGTMPWEIREICRVVKQECPVPLGIHAHNDSEMAVANSLVAVESGILQVQGTINGIGERCGNANLCSIIPNLQLKMQRPALGDNLAHLKDVSGFVTEIANLMPNKRQPYVGDAAFAHKGGVHIHAVLKNAATYEHIDPAVVGNRRRILVSDYAGRSGLLEKVEAYGISLTKNHAKLQELVETLKERESQGYQFEGAEGSFELLMRNAMGSHRPSFKLLGFRVIVEKKQEHGLLLSEATVMVQVGDVVEHTAAVGAGPVNALDHALRKALEKFYPQLREVKLLDYKVRVLSAEKGTESKVRVLIESGDHKDKWGTVGVSENIMEASWQALADSIEYKLLLADR
- a CDS encoding integration host factor subunit alpha; translation: MRKADIANEIFKQVGVSKNDAADIVELVLNLLKGVLQKGDAVKIAGFGNFVVRSKGARKGRNPRTGEEIGITPRRVVTFRPSQVFKKYVNS
- a CDS encoding MerR family transcriptional regulator, with the translated sequence MGNEPRLGSKVFYKIGEVSKLSKLPAYVLRFWESEFSFLKPKKSRGNQRLYVQRDVDTVLEIKRMLYDEGHTLAGVKRYWARRGRATVKKSGSRKELAQRVRGDLQAIIRLIDSH
- the surE gene encoding 5'/3'-nucleotidase SurE — translated: MARVRILVTNDDGIASPGIHAVATALGALGEVWIVAPDRERTAVGHAVTLHKPLRITKMAPRVFMVNGTPVDCVNLALLKVMPHQPALIVSGINRGVNLGDDVMYSGTVSGALEGTMFGIPSVAVSQEGEDTFRFEVGARYATRVASEVLVHGLPPETILNVNIPDVPLRGIKGVKVTCLSRRRFNNPIVEKVDPRGRKYYWIAGTRQSWSRQQDADHEALARHMVSVTPIRLDTTHHTMLAHFKTWEGTLSRPLVARTQVRRRSSRRPQS
- a CDS encoding cysteine--tRNA ligase produces the protein MLRVYNTLTGHKDPFEPMVPGMVRMYVCGVTVYDYCHIGHARSALVFDVLRRHLEYSGLIVEFAKNFTDVDDKIIKRANEQGVSCEHITTTFIKAYYDDMDKLGVRRATLEPRATEHIADIVALVDALMAKGMAYRVERDVYFQVDRYPVYGRLSKRKMDDLQAGARVDVDERKRHPMDFALWKGSKPGEPSWDSPWGPGRPGWHIECSAMAMRHLGETFDIHGGGMDLIFPHHENEIAQSCGATGKEFARYWVHNGFVQINHEKMSKSLGNFFTIREIFEKSEWPDAVTGEMLRYFLLSTHYRSPLDFSDQALAEAKNALNGFYDLFDRLKETAPVHGTADVPLRDATVRMRQAFVDAMDDDLNTPNAIAALQKLRGETNKALEAGLSGDTRRVVREEFRTLGAVLGLLQSDDWQFKSQAKQPASGTSVGEKSGLSDEEIAAKIAARLAAKQSKHYKLADQLRAELASHGITIEDRPDGTSRWKR